One window of the Spirochaetota bacterium genome contains the following:
- a CDS encoding tetratricopeptide repeat protein, with amino-acid sequence MQRFFSFHATSRIILASALTCAAMTASPDPVRADAHDAPAIEERGDTELNAAGFAAFEERRFAEAARLFGLAIAKNPGAKIYHNNAAAALMNQGRYEEAYRALERALELDPRFCKALSNMAVTCFHLGKYREAYGYYRRAREADSAYTGERFERGRVTEKLRRMREERPDNGDIESIYQGLKNGAGIPDDTGR; translated from the coding sequence ATGCAACGCTTCTTCTCATTTCACGCGACTTCCCGGATAATCCTCGCGTCCGCATTGACGTGCGCGGCCATGACCGCTTCCCCCGACCCCGTGCGCGCCGATGCGCACGACGCGCCCGCGATCGAGGAGCGCGGCGACACGGAGCTTAATGCCGCCGGGTTCGCCGCATTCGAGGAGCGCCGCTTCGCGGAGGCGGCGCGGCTTTTCGGACTGGCTATCGCGAAAAACCCGGGCGCGAAAATTTACCACAACAACGCGGCCGCGGCGCTCATGAACCAGGGAAGATACGAGGAGGCCTACCGCGCACTCGAGCGGGCGCTGGAACTCGATCCCCGGTTCTGCAAGGCGCTTTCAAACATGGCGGTCACGTGCTTCCACCTGGGCAAATACCGGGAGGCGTACGGGTATTACCGCCGTGCCAGGGAGGCCGACAGCGCCTATACCGGCGAGCGCTTCGAACGTGGGAGGGTGACCGAGAAGCTTCGCAGGATGCGCGAGGAGCGGCCAGACAACGGAGACATTGAAAGCATCTACCAGGGGCTAAAAAACGGCGCGGGCATCCCCGATGACACGGGGCGCTGA
- a CDS encoding PAS domain S-box protein: protein MKNAAILIADDDIIRYSATKRLLEEAGFAVMPRAASAALAVRLSREMHPNLVLLDIDMPGEYDGIEAARLIRESGVVPVILVTGSDQRSDLERVRNAVPYGFLEKPVRRNELLVSIDTALARYAIESQVRERVKELNCLHRISALGERTSARIPDILEEAVALLPPAMQYPEIAAARICYGRARAVTAGFRETPWMLSSNIIVSGTGEGLVEIAYLEERGDPGAEQFLPEEHALVADVAARLGAMIENRVAEEKYRQASAAIDAATNAIAFVDLDRRITYANPSWLTMHGLSSLDEAAREYGPSFFMKPESAEPIFEALMRGDQGWEGEMEGIRRDGTRFNMYLSASLVRDDRGEPSYIMGSATDITGRKRMEQALRRNERLLNSIFDISSEGMRIVDPKGIIIKVNRRYAELNGLEPSAIEGRVCSEFLKTPFCDTESCPRQQALSGAMIPDSLVETRMPDGGNAHFIFHSQPIVDFDGDPIGLLESFRDITALKRAEQNLRESEAKLSIIIENSSVGVALTGNDGRIIFSNGAFSKLLGYGRGELVGMHFKEYTHEDDCPREYEFFQEIHLGMRDSYVMEKRTRKKDGSGSWVRVNVSCARNEDKKVEYFISIVEDISARRAMEKALVDSEQRFHQIANATFEGIIILEKGRILDVNAEVCRFVGRERDELIDMNWMDLVLPEFHEELLGIVKNNEISRLEIKIRRKDGSIMDAEILGRPFKFGDIEARSVAVRDISARKGVEDELRRAKEAADAANRAKSEFLANMSHELRTPLNAILGFSQLLEMQGSGALNDKQMESIRFIRDGGRHLLEMVNDVLDLTKIEAGKVEILKKPFNIGLMLSRSPSAVKALADRKNITLVVEVEPGLGRLDGDEVRIKQVIYNLLSNAIKFTDYGRRVGVNAHADGDWLEIGVWDDGIGIPSRSLEMIFNPFEQVKDAARRFGGGTGLGLAISRRLAELHGGTLTVKSEIGTGSTFIVRLPGRLAPVEIDDEKPGEIAEESPAPAGPLRILVVEDNAASMKVMKSAIEGFGWEMDGATSGEEAIRLAGVVNYDVVLMDIQLPGIDGITAAGRIRTLYGPTVPIIALTAYAMKGDRERYLENGFCDYCSKPVNLQDLHRVIVTWSGKRGAS, encoded by the coding sequence ATGAAGAATGCCGCCATCCTTATCGCGGATGATGATATCATCCGGTATTCCGCCACGAAGCGCCTGCTCGAGGAGGCTGGTTTCGCCGTGATGCCGCGCGCGGCGTCGGCCGCGCTCGCGGTACGGCTGTCGCGGGAGATGCATCCCAACCTTGTCCTGCTGGATATCGATATGCCGGGAGAATACGACGGGATCGAGGCGGCCCGCCTCATCCGCGAATCCGGCGTCGTCCCGGTGATTTTGGTGACGGGGAGCGACCAGCGTTCGGACCTCGAGCGGGTCCGGAACGCCGTTCCCTATGGCTTCCTTGAGAAACCGGTGCGGAGGAACGAGCTTCTCGTATCCATCGATACGGCGCTTGCCCGGTACGCCATCGAGAGCCAGGTGCGCGAACGCGTAAAGGAGCTCAACTGCCTTCATCGTATAAGCGCGCTGGGCGAAAGGACGAGCGCCCGCATTCCCGACATACTGGAGGAGGCCGTCGCCCTGCTTCCGCCCGCAATGCAATACCCTGAAATAGCCGCCGCACGCATCTGCTATGGGCGCGCGCGCGCCGTGACCGCCGGGTTCAGGGAAACGCCCTGGATGCTTTCATCGAATATCATCGTTTCGGGCACCGGGGAAGGCCTCGTGGAGATCGCATACCTAGAAGAGAGGGGCGACCCGGGGGCGGAACAGTTCCTGCCCGAGGAGCATGCCCTGGTCGCGGACGTTGCGGCGAGGCTCGGTGCCATGATCGAGAACAGGGTCGCGGAAGAGAAATACCGGCAGGCGAGCGCTGCGATCGACGCGGCTACGAACGCGATCGCGTTCGTGGACCTGGACCGGAGGATCACGTATGCGAATCCTTCATGGCTCACGATGCATGGTTTGTCGAGTCTCGACGAGGCCGCGCGCGAATACGGGCCGTCTTTTTTTATGAAGCCGGAGAGCGCGGAGCCGATATTCGAGGCCCTGATGCGCGGGGATCAGGGCTGGGAAGGCGAAATGGAAGGGATACGCCGCGATGGAACGCGGTTCAACATGTACCTCTCCGCGAGCCTTGTGCGCGACGACCGCGGCGAGCCGTCATACATCATGGGCTCCGCGACCGATATTACGGGTCGGAAACGAATGGAACAGGCGCTCAGGCGGAACGAGCGTCTCCTCAATTCCATTTTCGATATCTCCTCGGAGGGCATGCGGATCGTGGACCCAAAAGGGATCATTATCAAGGTCAACCGCAGGTACGCCGAGTTGAACGGCCTTGAGCCTTCCGCGATCGAGGGACGCGTATGCTCCGAGTTTCTCAAAACCCCTTTCTGCGATACGGAGTCGTGCCCCCGGCAGCAGGCGCTATCGGGAGCCATGATTCCGGACAGCCTCGTGGAGACCAGGATGCCGGACGGGGGGAATGCCCATTTCATTTTCCATTCCCAGCCGATCGTCGATTTCGACGGGGACCCGATCGGGCTTCTTGAAAGCTTTCGGGACATTACCGCGCTCAAGCGCGCCGAGCAGAACCTGAGGGAAAGCGAGGCCAAGCTCAGCATCATCATCGAAAATTCCTCCGTGGGAGTGGCGCTCACGGGAAACGACGGACGGATAATCTTCTCCAATGGAGCCTTCTCGAAGCTCCTGGGCTATGGGCGCGGGGAGCTTGTGGGCATGCATTTCAAGGAGTATACCCACGAGGACGACTGCCCGCGGGAGTACGAGTTTTTCCAGGAAATCCACCTGGGGATGCGCGATTCCTACGTCATGGAAAAGCGCACCAGGAAAAAGGACGGCTCCGGCTCCTGGGTGCGCGTCAACGTTTCCTGCGCGCGCAATGAAGACAAAAAGGTGGAGTATTTCATCAGTATCGTCGAGGACATTTCCGCGCGCCGTGCCATGGAGAAGGCGCTGGTAGACAGCGAACAACGCTTTCACCAGATCGCGAACGCGACCTTTGAGGGCATCATCATTCTCGAAAAGGGAAGGATTCTCGACGTCAATGCAGAGGTATGCAGGTTCGTCGGGCGCGAGCGCGACGAGCTCATCGACATGAACTGGATGGATCTCGTACTTCCCGAATTTCACGAGGAGTTGCTCGGCATCGTCAAGAACAACGAAATATCCAGGCTTGAAATAAAAATAAGACGAAAAGACGGTTCGATCATGGACGCCGAGATACTTGGAAGGCCGTTCAAGTTCGGGGATATTGAGGCGCGATCTGTCGCGGTTCGGGACATTTCGGCCCGAAAAGGGGTTGAGGACGAACTGCGCCGGGCGAAAGAGGCCGCCGATGCGGCAAACCGCGCGAAGAGCGAATTTCTCGCGAACATGAGCCACGAGCTCCGTACCCCGTTGAACGCGATACTCGGTTTCAGCCAGCTCCTGGAAATGCAGGGCTCCGGTGCGTTGAACGATAAGCAGATGGAATCCATCCGCTTCATCCGGGACGGCGGGCGCCATCTCCTGGAAATGGTGAACGATGTGCTCGACCTCACGAAGATCGAGGCCGGCAAGGTGGAGATACTGAAGAAACCATTCAACATAGGGCTCATGCTGTCCCGCTCGCCTTCCGCGGTCAAGGCGCTCGCGGACCGGAAGAATATCACCCTGGTGGTGGAGGTGGAGCCCGGCCTGGGCCGCCTGGACGGGGACGAGGTGCGTATCAAACAGGTCATTTACAACCTGCTTTCGAACGCGATCAAGTTCACGGATTATGGCAGGCGCGTGGGCGTGAATGCGCATGCGGACGGGGACTGGCTTGAGATCGGGGTATGGGACGATGGCATCGGCATCCCGTCCCGGAGCCTGGAAATGATTTTCAATCCGTTCGAACAGGTGAAAGACGCCGCGCGCCGCTTCGGCGGGGGAACGGGTCTGGGCCTTGCCATCTCGCGGCGGCTGGCCGAGCTGCACGGCGGAACCCTTACGGTGAAAAGCGAAATCGGGACCGGCAGCACGTTCATCGTGCGCCTCCCGGGAAGGCTGGCGCCCGTCGAAATTGACGATGAGAAGCCCGGGGAGATCGCGGAGGAATCGCCCGCGCCCGCCGGCCCGTTGAGAATCCTCGTGGTCGAGGACAACGCCGCCAGCATGAAGGTCATGAAAAGCGCAATTGAGGGCTTTGGATGGGAAATGGACGGCGCCACCAGCGGCGAAGAGGCGATACGCCTGGCCGGGGTGGTCAATTACGATGTCGTTCTCATGGATATCCAACTGCCGGGGATTGACGGCATCACGGCGGCCGGAAGGATCAGGACCCTGTACGGGCCTACGGTCCCGATAATCGCGCTCACTGCGTACGCGATGAAGGGAGACAGGGAGAGATACCTGGAAAACGGATTCTGCGATTATTGTTCCAAACCGGTGAACCTACAGGACCTGCACCGGGTCATCGTCACATGGTCCGGAAAACGGGGCGCTTCATGA
- a CDS encoding response regulator, giving the protein MAFTKTCRGIRLIAAEDDGVSAFALTMYAERIGCDLVIADDGHSLLARMREESFSLVLMDIEMPGMGGIETAARIRAGEGGAAHRAVPIIAMTGHSKKEYSDRLRAGGMDGFLGKPVGFAEFTDVIDRYAKPIRADGPPRSRTKALDRVKGNEAHLRGLERIYREDAPRRMKELEEALRAADCGTVRKAAHSLKGASLVIEARRCADAAALLEEAAAAGDLARCGELARVLRGELDSLLAELGGPGEGV; this is encoded by the coding sequence TTGGCTTTTACTAAAACGTGCAGGGGAATAAGGCTCATAGCGGCGGAAGACGACGGCGTGAGCGCATTCGCCCTCACCATGTATGCCGAAAGGATCGGATGCGATCTCGTGATCGCGGACGACGGTCACAGCCTCCTGGCGCGCATGCGCGAAGAATCGTTCTCGCTCGTTCTCATGGATATCGAGATGCCGGGCATGGGCGGGATCGAGACCGCGGCCCGCATCCGCGCCGGTGAAGGCGGGGCGGCCCACCGGGCGGTACCCATTATCGCGATGACAGGGCACTCGAAGAAGGAGTACTCCGACAGGCTGCGCGCGGGCGGAATGGACGGCTTCCTGGGAAAGCCGGTGGGTTTTGCCGAGTTCACGGACGTCATTGACCGTTATGCGAAACCAATTCGCGCGGACGGGCCGCCGCGCTCCAGGACGAAAGCCCTCGACCGCGTGAAAGGCAATGAAGCACACCTGCGCGGGCTCGAGCGCATTTACCGGGAGGACGCCCCGCGCCGCATGAAAGAGCTCGAAGAGGCGCTCCGTGCCGCCGATTGCGGGACGGTGCGGAAGGCCGCGCATTCCCTCAAGGGGGCGAGCCTCGTCATCGAGGCCCGGCGATGCGCGGACGCCGCCGCCCTGCTCGAGGAGGCCGCCGCCGCGGGGGACCTCGCGCGCTGCGGGGAACTGGCCCGCGTCCTCAGGGGCGAGCTCGATTCACTGCTCGCGGAGCTGGGTGGTCCGGGGGAAGGCGTGTAA
- the glgX gene encoding glycogen debranching enzyme GlgX, translated as MKTGLEHSTKKKISEGKYYPLGATPGAGGVNFALYSKHAREVFLCLYEQGRTEPTDVIGLAQRTRDIWHCFVHGIGPGHLYAYRVRGDFDPAHGHRFNEHKLLLDPYARAFAGKVRNTENLLLAYDQNAPGRDMSRDERDSASAMPRSVVADDAFDWQGDARPDIPLGDLVIYEVHVKGFTAHPSSGVSRPGTYAGFVERIEHLKRLGINAVELLPVQEFYVEDFLHARGLANYWGYNTMGFFAPESSYAADPAPGAPVREFKTLVRELHRAGIEVLLDVVYNHTAEGNELGPVISFKGIDNASYYALTGPEEAPGRYYMNYTGCGNSLNLASAPAIRLVMDSLRYWVECMHVDGFRFDLASVLGRGHAGFERSASFFDAIAQDPVLSRVKLIAEPWDLGTYQAGNFPVDWSEWNGRFRDAARRFGKGDSGTLSEMGWRITGSADLYADDGRTAYNSVNFITCHDGFTLCDLVSYGRKHNEANLEENRDGSDDNNSWNCGYEGPTAEPYINELRARMAKNHLCILLFSLGTPMLLGGDEFMRTQRGNNNAYCQDNDLSWFDWGLAEKNAGMIEFCRKAIAFRRRHRVLHGRKFLLGRDLDADGVPDITWFDERLGTPDWNNPENRTLCYRLDCNDADRDGENYFLFFIFNADFNAHEVMLPPLDGPYRWRRVIDTALTAPDDIAEEEAAAPRADTGVYPVKPRSVAVMIARA; from the coding sequence ATGAAAACGGGACTGGAACACTCCACGAAGAAAAAAATTTCCGAGGGCAAATACTACCCCCTCGGGGCGACCCCGGGCGCGGGCGGGGTCAATTTCGCATTGTATTCAAAGCACGCCCGGGAGGTCTTCCTGTGCCTGTATGAACAAGGCCGCACCGAGCCGACAGACGTTATCGGGCTCGCGCAGCGGACGCGTGATATATGGCACTGTTTCGTGCACGGAATCGGGCCCGGCCACCTGTACGCATACCGGGTCAGGGGCGATTTCGATCCCGCGCACGGGCACCGCTTCAACGAGCATAAGCTCCTGCTCGACCCATACGCCAGGGCGTTCGCCGGAAAGGTGCGCAACACCGAAAACCTGCTCCTCGCCTACGACCAGAACGCGCCCGGGCGCGATATGAGCCGCGACGAACGGGACTCGGCCAGTGCGATGCCGCGGAGCGTGGTGGCGGACGACGCGTTCGACTGGCAGGGGGATGCGCGCCCCGACATCCCGCTCGGGGACCTGGTGATCTACGAGGTGCACGTGAAGGGATTCACGGCGCACCCCTCCTCCGGCGTGAGCCGCCCGGGAACGTACGCGGGATTCGTCGAGCGTATCGAACACCTGAAGCGCCTGGGAATCAACGCGGTGGAGCTGCTCCCGGTCCAGGAATTCTACGTGGAGGATTTTCTCCACGCGCGCGGCCTCGCCAATTACTGGGGATACAACACGATGGGATTCTTCGCGCCCGAATCGAGCTACGCGGCCGACCCCGCCCCGGGGGCGCCGGTGAGGGAGTTCAAGACGTTGGTGCGTGAGCTCCACCGCGCGGGGATCGAGGTGCTGCTCGACGTGGTCTATAATCACACCGCCGAGGGAAATGAACTGGGTCCCGTGATTTCGTTCAAGGGGATAGACAATGCGTCCTACTACGCGCTCACCGGCCCGGAAGAAGCGCCGGGACGCTATTACATGAACTACACGGGCTGCGGGAACAGCCTCAACCTCGCGAGCGCGCCCGCGATCCGGCTCGTGATGGACTCGCTCCGGTACTGGGTGGAATGCATGCACGTGGACGGGTTCCGGTTCGATCTCGCCTCCGTCCTGGGGCGCGGGCACGCCGGCTTTGAGCGCTCGGCGTCGTTCTTCGACGCGATCGCCCAGGACCCCGTCCTGTCGCGGGTCAAGCTCATCGCCGAGCCGTGGGACCTGGGCACCTACCAGGCGGGAAATTTCCCCGTGGACTGGTCGGAGTGGAACGGGAGGTTCAGGGACGCCGCCCGCAGATTCGGCAAGGGCGATTCCGGCACGCTCTCCGAGATGGGATGGCGTATAACGGGTTCGGCCGACCTGTACGCCGACGACGGGAGGACCGCCTACAACAGCGTCAACTTCATCACCTGCCATGACGGCTTCACGCTGTGCGACCTCGTCTCCTACGGCCGCAAGCACAACGAGGCCAACCTCGAGGAAAACCGCGACGGGTCCGACGACAACAATTCCTGGAACTGCGGCTATGAGGGGCCCACGGCGGAGCCCTACATCAACGAGCTGCGGGCGCGCATGGCGAAGAATCACCTGTGCATCCTGCTTTTCTCGCTGGGGACGCCCATGCTGCTGGGGGGCGACGAGTTCATGCGCACGCAGCGGGGCAACAACAACGCGTACTGCCAGGACAACGACCTGAGCTGGTTCGACTGGGGCCTCGCGGAAAAGAATGCGGGCATGATCGAGTTTTGCCGGAAGGCCATCGCCTTCCGGAGGCGCCATCGCGTGCTGCACGGCAGGAAATTCCTGCTGGGCCGCGACCTGGACGCGGACGGCGTGCCCGATATCACCTGGTTCGACGAGCGCCTGGGAACGCCGGACTGGAACAACCCGGAAAACCGCACCCTCTGCTATCGCCTGGACTGCAACGACGCCGACCGGGACGGCGAAAACTACTTCCTGTTCTTCATTTTCAACGCCGATTTCAACGCACATGAAGTCATGCTCCCGCCACTCGACGGCCCATACCGGTGGCGCCGCGTCATCGATACCGCGCTCACGGCACCCGACGATATCGCGGAAGAGGAGGCGGCGGCTCCGCGGGCCGATACCGGCGTATATCCGGTGAAGCCGCGTTCGGTGGCGGTCATGATCGCGCGCGCATGA
- a CDS encoding peptide chain release factor 1 has protein sequence MEDKLIALGKRCEEIERALSTPEVIGDNNKFRALQKEHSQIKPVVEKYAELTRFRAELADAEEMLKTEKDEGMREMLRSEAAELTARVDAAQEALTVMLLPRDPNAGKNVIMEIRAGTGGEEAALFAADLFRMYSRYIDTKKWKFELIEMSATGIGGYKEVIFSVGGPDAYESLKFESGVHRVQRIPATESGGRIHTSAVTVAVMPEAEESEVHIEQNELRIDVYRSSGHGGQSVNTTDSAVRITHIPTGIVVTCQDEKSQLKNKIKAMKVLRARLFEMIEGERLDKEAKAKRSQVGSGDRSERIRTYNFPQSRVTDHRIGLTLYALESFLEGEISGMVEALKKYDIEQRLKSATS, from the coding sequence ATGGAAGATAAGCTTATCGCGCTCGGGAAGCGCTGTGAAGAGATCGAGCGCGCGCTCAGCACGCCGGAGGTGATTGGCGACAACAACAAGTTTCGCGCGCTCCAGAAGGAGCATTCGCAGATAAAGCCCGTCGTGGAAAAATACGCGGAGCTCACGCGCTTCCGCGCCGAGCTCGCCGACGCAGAGGAGATGCTCAAGACCGAGAAGGACGAGGGGATGCGCGAGATGCTGCGCTCCGAGGCCGCCGAACTCACGGCCCGGGTCGACGCCGCGCAGGAGGCCCTCACGGTCATGCTCCTGCCCAGGGACCCGAACGCCGGCAAAAACGTGATCATGGAGATACGCGCCGGCACGGGGGGTGAGGAGGCGGCGCTGTTCGCTGCGGACCTGTTCCGCATGTACTCGCGCTACATCGACACCAAAAAATGGAAGTTCGAGCTCATCGAGATGAGCGCCACGGGCATAGGCGGCTACAAGGAGGTCATCTTCTCCGTGGGCGGCCCCGACGCCTACGAAAGCCTCAAGTTCGAATCGGGCGTGCACCGGGTCCAGCGCATCCCCGCCACCGAATCCGGCGGGCGCATCCACACCTCGGCCGTGACCGTCGCCGTCATGCCCGAGGCCGAGGAGAGCGAGGTGCACATCGAACAGAACGAACTCAGGATCGACGTGTACCGCTCTTCCGGCCACGGGGGCCAGTCCGTCAATACGACCGACTCCGCCGTGCGCATCACGCACATCCCCACGGGCATCGTCGTCACGTGCCAGGACGAGAAGTCGCAGCTCAAGAACAAGATCAAGGCCATGAAGGTCCTCCGCGCGCGCCTCTTCGAGATGATCGAGGGCGAGCGCCTGGATAAAGAGGCGAAGGCGAAGCGTTCCCAGGTGGGCTCGGGCGACCGGAGCGAGCGCATCCGCACCTACAATTTTCCCCAGTCGCGCGTGACCGACCACCGCATCGGCCTCACCCTCTACGCGCTCGAAAGCTTTCTCGAGGGCGAGATAAGCGGAATGGTGGAAGCGCTCAAAAAGTACGATATCGAACAGCGGCTGAAGTCCGCGACCTCCTGA
- a CDS encoding fatty-acid--CoA ligase yields MMNYPLLITTFMNRAARYFSKKEIVSVYANETFRYDYGRWYKRCCQLAHALESLGIKRGDRVASFSLNNHRHFELYFGVPCMGAVLHTLNVRLSPEHLVYIVNHAEDKVIFIDEDLWFMLDPVKDQLKTVKHFVIMSQSGTMPPTTLSPVMLYDEWIRDFPEEYPFSIDRDENDPALICYTSATTGDPKGVVYSHRALVLHSYTVGLTLGAIERDCLLHVVPMFHANAWGAPFLGAALGCKQVLPGRQILDMKALCKIISDERASFTCGVPTIWLMLHKYLEEGGEHDFSSIRTVVSGGSAMPRHLMESFRDKYGFNIAQCYGMTETSPFVSAAIPKSYMDGLSDKELFDIKTTVGIIATGLEVRLENIDTGEEAAMDGKDMGEICIRGPWVASEYFKDPERSKATFRDGWLHTGDIATMNEEGYMSLVDRTRDLIKSGGEWISSVDLENAIMAHPLVLEAAVIGMPDPKWQERPLACVVPLPGKETEISRNSVMEFLQDKIAKWWIPEEVVFLKEIPKTSVGKFNKKELRKSVLPALQK; encoded by the coding sequence ATGATGAATTACCCGCTCCTGATCACGACGTTCATGAATCGTGCCGCGCGCTATTTTTCAAAAAAGGAAATCGTGTCCGTGTACGCGAACGAGACCTTCCGCTACGATTACGGCCGGTGGTATAAGCGATGCTGCCAGCTCGCACATGCCCTGGAATCGCTCGGCATAAAGCGCGGCGACCGGGTCGCCTCGTTTTCCCTGAACAACCACCGGCATTTCGAGCTGTACTTCGGGGTCCCCTGCATGGGCGCCGTGCTCCATACCCTGAACGTCCGCCTCTCACCGGAGCACCTCGTCTACATCGTGAACCATGCGGAGGACAAGGTAATCTTCATCGACGAGGACCTCTGGTTCATGCTCGATCCGGTCAAGGACCAGTTGAAAACCGTAAAGCATTTCGTGATCATGTCCCAGAGCGGGACCATGCCGCCCACGACCCTTTCCCCCGTGATGCTCTACGACGAGTGGATCAGGGATTTCCCCGAGGAATACCCCTTCAGCATCGACCGGGATGAAAACGACCCGGCCCTCATCTGCTACACCTCGGCGACCACGGGCGACCCCAAGGGCGTGGTCTACAGCCACCGCGCGCTCGTGCTTCACAGCTACACGGTGGGGCTCACCCTCGGGGCGATCGAGCGCGACTGCCTGCTTCACGTCGTTCCCATGTTCCATGCCAATGCCTGGGGCGCCCCCTTCCTGGGCGCGGCGCTTGGCTGCAAGCAGGTCCTCCCGGGCCGGCAGATACTCGACATGAAGGCCTTGTGTAAAATAATCAGCGATGAGCGCGCGAGCTTCACGTGCGGGGTTCCCACGATCTGGCTCATGCTGCACAAGTACCTGGAGGAGGGCGGTGAGCATGACTTCTCGTCCATCCGCACCGTGGTGTCCGGCGGTTCGGCGATGCCGCGCCACCTCATGGAATCGTTCAGGGACAAGTACGGCTTCAACATCGCCCAATGCTACGGCATGACCGAGACTTCGCCCTTCGTGAGCGCGGCCATACCAAAAAGTTACATGGACGGCCTGTCGGACAAGGAGCTCTTCGATATAAAAACCACCGTGGGGATAATCGCGACCGGGCTCGAGGTACGCCTCGAAAACATCGATACCGGGGAGGAGGCGGCAATGGACGGGAAGGATATGGGCGAGATATGCATCAGGGGTCCCTGGGTTGCCTCCGAGTATTTCAAGGACCCCGAGCGGAGTAAGGCGACCTTCAGGGACGGGTGGCTTCACACCGGCGACATCGCGACCATGAACGAGGAGGGCTACATGAGCCTGGTCGACAGGACCAGGGACCTCATCAAGAGCGGCGGCGAATGGATCTCGTCCGTGGACCTCGAAAACGCGATCATGGCGCATCCCCTGGTCCTCGAGGCCGCGGTGATAGGCATGCCCGACCCGAAATGGCAGGAGCGCCCGCTCGCCTGCGTGGTTCCCCTGCCCGGGAAGGAAACCGAGATCAGCCGGAACTCCGTCATGGAATTCCTCCAGGACAAGATCGCCAAATGGTGGATCCCGGAGGAGGTCGTGTTTCTCAAGGAGATTCCCAAGACCAGTGTGGGAAAGTTCAACAAGAAGGAGCTCCGGAAATCGGTGCTGCCCGCATTGCAGAAATAA
- the prmC gene encoding peptide chain release factor N(5)-glutamine methyltransferase, whose amino-acid sequence MIITDRLADITLRLERSGSLSPRLDAELIVCRTLAMERHALITERDRAITPEEDEGIESLVARRTLGEPVAYLTGTREFYSLDFSVNRSVLIPRPETELLVDLAVYYAPRGGEVADIGTGSGAIAVALKRNRGDVRVTATDISAAALKVARANAARLLGTGEIHFVKGDLYEPLRGRYFDLIVSNPPYVSPAEMAHLQRDLAFEPREALVAEDDGFQVIARVIEGAPAHLEPGGMLILETGSAHSVRVKETGAAHGFEVSVMNDYGGLPRVAVCKIPK is encoded by the coding sequence ATGATCATCACCGACAGGCTCGCCGATATCACCCTCCGGCTGGAGCGATCCGGTTCGCTGTCTCCCAGGCTCGACGCCGAGCTGATCGTCTGCCGAACCCTCGCCATGGAGCGGCACGCGCTGATAACGGAGCGCGACCGCGCGATCACCCCGGAAGAGGACGAGGGGATCGAATCGCTCGTCGCGCGTAGAACGCTCGGCGAACCGGTCGCTTACCTGACCGGGACCCGCGAGTTCTACTCCCTGGATTTTTCGGTGAACCGTTCCGTGCTCATACCCCGTCCCGAGACCGAGCTCCTGGTGGATCTCGCGGTCTATTATGCGCCGCGGGGAGGGGAGGTCGCGGATATAGGGACCGGCTCGGGCGCGATCGCCGTCGCGCTCAAGCGAAATCGCGGCGACGTCCGCGTGACCGCCACCGACATCTCGGCGGCCGCGCTCAAGGTCGCGCGCGCCAACGCGGCCCGGCTCCTGGGGACGGGCGAAATCCACTTCGTGAAGGGCGACCTTTACGAGCCCCTCCGCGGGCGGTACTTCGACCTCATCGTATCGAACCCCCCTTACGTATCCCCCGCGGAGATGGCGCACCTGCAGCGCGATCTCGCGTTCGAGCCCCGCGAGGCGCTGGTCGCGGAGGACGACGGATTCCAGGTCATAGCGCGGGTCATAGAGGGCGCCCCCGCGCATCTCGAGCCCGGGGGCATGCTCATCCTAGAGACGGGCAGCGCGCACAGCGTGCGGGTGAAGGAAACGGGCGCCGCGCACGGTTTCGAGGTCTCCGTCATGAACGATTACGGGGGCCTGCCGCGCGTCGCCGTATGCAAAATCCCGAAATAA
- a CDS encoding D-tyrosyl-tRNA(Tyr) deacylase has protein sequence MRAVVQRVLRAQVQVDGKVVSSIGRGLLVLAGLHRADTDEDLSYIANKILGLRVFDDEAGVMNLSLAEAGAELMVVSQFTLYGDARKGRRPSYSEAMPPGDAAGRFAAFVEMCASGFPGVKTGRFGADMHVEIVNDGPVTILLDSSRAF, from the coding sequence ATGAGAGCGGTCGTACAGCGGGTTCTACGCGCCCAGGTCCAGGTCGATGGTAAAGTTGTCTCGTCGATAGGCCGCGGGCTTCTCGTGCTCGCCGGGCTGCATCGCGCCGATACGGACGAGGACCTCTCCTACATTGCGAACAAGATCCTGGGTCTTCGCGTGTTCGACGACGAGGCAGGCGTGATGAATCTCTCCCTTGCTGAGGCGGGCGCCGAACTCATGGTCGTCTCACAGTTTACCCTTTACGGCGACGCGCGGAAGGGCAGGCGGCCCTCGTACTCCGAGGCGATGCCGCCTGGGGACGCTGCCGGGAGATTTGCGGCTTTCGTGGAAATGTGCGCGTCCGGGTTTCCCGGCGTGAAAACGGGACGGTTCGGCGCCGACATGCATGTGGAGATCGTAAACGACGGGCCCGTCACCATACTCCTGGACAGCTCCCGGGCCTTCTAG